In a genomic window of Ipomoea triloba cultivar NCNSP0323 chromosome 3, ASM357664v1:
- the LOC116012124 gene encoding 40S ribosomal protein S15a-1-like produces MVRVSVLNDALKSMYNAEKRGKRQVMIRPSSKVIIKFLMVMQKHGYIGEFEYVDDHRAGKIVVELNGRLNKCGVISPRFDIGVKDIEGWTARLLPSRQFGYIVLTTSAGIMDHEEARRKNAGGKVLGFFY; encoded by the exons ATGGTGAGAGTAAGCGTGTTGAATGATGCTCTGAAGAGCATGTACAATGCTGAGAAGAGGGGAAAGAGACAGGTCATGATTAGGCCTTCCTCAAAAGTGATTATCAAGTTTCTTATGGTGATGCAGAAGCATG GGTACATTGGGGAGTTTGAGTATGTGGATGATCACAGAGCTGGAAAAATTGTCGTTGAGTTAAACGGGAGGTTAAACAAGTGTGGTGTAATTAGTCCTCGTTTTGACATTGGTGTCAAGGACATCGAAGGATGGACTGCAAGGTTGCTTCCGTCAAGACAG TTTGGATACATTGTGCTGACTACATCTGCTGGTATCATGGACCACGAGGAAGCCAGGAGAAAGAATGCTGGAGGAAAAGTTCTTGGTTTCTTTTACTAA
- the LOC116014055 gene encoding beta-D-glucosyl crocetin beta-1,6-glucosyltransferase-like: MGTETMTRRSVVMFPWLAYGHITPFVGLAKNLADRGFIVHLCSTPVNLNSIKNNIPQSYSQSIQFLELHLPESPDLPPQYQTTNGLPLHLHDALKKVLKMAEPDLTKFLKTLNPDLLIYDVVNLWAEKVALSLNIPSVRFFTASAAMCSYFTHMMTKPGEEYPFPALRLRKYEQTRTSELLSHETRNFKREKSQETVDKPAQAMMLVNSSREVEGKYIDYLSETMKYKVVSIGTTFQAPVDSDDETELIDWLARKPASSTVFVSFGSEYFLRKEDLEEIAYGLELSGVNFIWVLRFPKGEEISVEEALPGGFRERIGERGRIVEGWAPQAKILGHRSTGGFVSHCGWNSMMESLNLGVPIIAMPMHLDQPMNARLMVEIGAAVEVERDEKGELHREEMAAALRETVGGESGENLKRNVKRISENLRLGGSREMDAVVAELEKLCTKPQRIA; this comes from the coding sequence ATGGGAACAGAAACTATGACGAGGAGGAGTGTCGTGATGTTTCCATGGCTAGCATACGGCCACATTACACCCTTCGTCGGACTGGCCAAGAATCTCGCAGACAGAGGATTCATAGTCCATTTATGTTCCACTCCCGTCAACCTTAATTCCATCAAAAACAACATTCCTCAATCCTATTCCCAATCGATTCAATTTCTGGAACTCCATCTTCCAGAATCGCCGGATCTTCCTCCTCAGTACCAGACCACCAATGGCCTCCCGCTCCACCTCCACGACGCGCTCAAAAAGGTCCTGAAAATGGCGGAACCTGATCTCACCAAATTCCTGAAAACCTTGAATCCGGATTTGTTAATCTACGATGTCGTAAATTTATGGGCGGAAAAGGTTGCCTTGTCGCTTAATATCCCTTCTGTCCGGTTCTTCACCGCCAGTGCCGCCATGTGCTCGTATTTCACGCACATGATGACTAAACCCGGCGAGGAGTATCCTTTCCCGGCTCTTCGGCTCCGGAAATACGAACAAACTAGAACTAGTGAGCTCTTGAGTCACGAGACGCGAAACTTCAAGCGGGAGAAAAGTCAGGAAACCGTAGATAAGCCGGCTCAGGCGATGATGTTGGTGAACAGCTCGAGAGAAGTGGAAGGGAAGTACATAGATTACTTGTCGGAGACTATGAAGTACAAGGTAGTGTCTATCGGAACAACATTCCAGGCTCCGGTGGATTCGGACGATGAAACAGAGCTCATTGATTGGCTCGCGAGAAAACCGGCGAGTTCAACGGTGTTCGTTTCATTCGGGAGCGAATATTTTCTGAGGAAAGAAGATTTGGAGGAGATCGCGTACGGATTGGAGCTGAGCGGCGTGAATTTCATATGGGTGCTGAGATTCCCGAAAGGAGAGGAAATCTCCGTAGAAGAAGCTCTCCCGGGAGGTTTTCGGGAGAGAATCGGGGAGAGAGGGAGAATTGTGGAGGGGTGGGCCCCGCAGGCGAAGATTCTAGGTCACCGGAGCACCGGCGGGTTTGTGAGCCATTGCGGGTGGAATTCGATGATGGAAAGCTTGAATTTAGGGGTTCCGATCATCGCGATGCCGATGCATTTGGATCAGCCGATGAATGCGCGGTTGATGGTGGAGATCGGGGCGGCGGTGGAGGTCGAGAGAGACGAGAAGGGTGAGCTTCACCGGGAGGAAATGGCGGCGGCTCTGAGAGAGACGGTGGGTGGGGAGAGCGGAGAGAATCTGAAGAGGAATGTGAAGAGAATCAGTGAGAATTTGAGATTGGGAGGAAGCAGAGAGATGGATGCAGTGGTGGCAGAGTTGGAAAAGCTTTGCACCAAACCACAAAGGATTGCATAA